One window from the genome of Mucilaginibacter ginsenosidivorans encodes:
- a CDS encoding heavy metal-binding domain-containing protein, which yields MKKATCWASTVAICGLLFLTACDQQRPVNRGTATDTTKTLGTRKVEYTCTMHPEVIADKPGKCHKCGMTLVEKKAKP from the coding sequence ATGAAAAAAGCAACCTGTTGGGCATCTACTGTTGCTATTTGTGGCCTGTTATTTTTAACGGCCTGCGATCAGCAGCGACCCGTCAACCGCGGCACCGCAACTGATACCACCAAAACTTTGGGCACACGCAAAGTGGAATACACTTGTACCATGCACCCGGAAGTAATTGCCGATAAACCCGGGAAATGCCATAAATGCGGCATGACCCTTGTAGAAAAAAAAGCAAAGCCATGA
- a CDS encoding HYC_CC_PP family protein: MKRTALILLTAVYLLSLVGIGVNRFYCCGKLASVTLIYGAADNAGEASAKKNNCCKHEKQSFKVKDSHVNTAAFEFSSPAPALLPTIIHWASVNPFKEQSTNTRYGANSPPVHPDIPFYTLNCTYLI; encoded by the coding sequence GTGAAACGGACCGCCCTCATTTTATTAACGGCAGTTTACCTTTTATCCCTGGTGGGTATCGGGGTTAACCGTTTTTATTGCTGCGGCAAGCTCGCCTCTGTTACACTAATCTATGGGGCGGCAGATAACGCCGGTGAAGCGTCCGCAAAAAAGAATAATTGCTGCAAGCACGAAAAGCAAAGTTTCAAAGTAAAAGACAGTCATGTGAATACGGCTGCCTTCGAGTTTAGTTCGCCCGCTCCGGCATTATTACCCACTATCATCCACTGGGCTTCTGTTAATCCTTTTAAAGAGCAATCCACAAACACCCGTTACGGTGCAAACTCGCCACCAGTACACCCGGATATTCCATTTTATACGCTCAACTGTACTTACCTGATCTGA
- a CDS encoding efflux RND transporter permease subunit produces MINYLISLSLKNRYIVMLTAIGLFAWGAYSVSINPIDAIPDLSDNQVIVFTEWQGRSPQIMEDQVTYPLVSNLQGIPKVKAIRATSMFGMSFVYIVFDDKADVYWARSRVLERLNYAQRLLPEGITPTLGPDGTGVGHVLWYTLNAKGMNLGEQRALQDWYVKLSLQTVPGVSEVASFGGFEKQYQVTIDPHKLNYYNIPLGQVLKAVKSNNNDVGGRKFEMNGTGYIVRGLGYIKSLGDVEQIPIGAINTIPVKIKDVATVQMGGDERLGIFDRNGDGEAVGGIVVMRYGENADRVIHAVKDKMADIKKGLPPGVSFNIAYDRSELIESAVNSVKHTLIEEMITVSIIVILFLFSLRSALSIIIQIPITIAASFILLNAFGISSNIMSLTGIALAIGVIVDNGIVMVENSHRNLSIAQKKEKS; encoded by the coding sequence ATGATCAACTATCTGATTTCCTTGTCATTGAAAAACCGGTATATTGTTATGCTGACCGCGATCGGTCTTTTCGCTTGGGGAGCTTATTCGGTCAGTATAAACCCGATCGATGCCATACCCGACCTGTCAGACAACCAGGTGATCGTATTTACCGAATGGCAGGGACGCAGCCCGCAGATTATGGAAGACCAGGTGACCTATCCGCTGGTGAGCAACCTCCAGGGTATCCCAAAGGTAAAAGCCATCCGTGCGACCTCCATGTTCGGGATGAGTTTTGTGTATATCGTTTTCGACGACAAAGCAGACGTTTACTGGGCGCGAAGCCGGGTGCTGGAAAGGCTCAATTATGCGCAGCGTTTGCTGCCCGAAGGGATTACACCCACATTGGGGCCGGATGGCACGGGTGTTGGCCATGTGCTGTGGTATACGCTTAATGCCAAAGGTATGAACCTGGGTGAGCAAAGGGCGTTACAGGACTGGTATGTAAAATTAAGCCTGCAAACCGTTCCCGGTGTCAGCGAAGTAGCCTCTTTCGGTGGCTTTGAAAAGCAATACCAGGTGACTATTGACCCGCATAAACTTAATTATTATAACATCCCCTTAGGGCAGGTGCTCAAAGCGGTAAAAAGCAATAACAACGATGTTGGCGGACGCAAGTTTGAAATGAACGGCACGGGATATATTGTCCGCGGTCTGGGTTATATCAAAAGCTTAGGCGATGTCGAACAAATCCCTATCGGGGCGATAAACACCATCCCGGTAAAAATTAAAGATGTGGCCACCGTACAGATGGGCGGCGATGAACGCCTGGGAATATTTGACCGGAACGGCGACGGCGAAGCTGTTGGGGGGATTGTTGTGATGCGTTATGGCGAAAATGCCGACAGGGTGATCCATGCTGTAAAGGATAAGATGGCTGATATTAAAAAAGGATTACCTCCCGGTGTCAGTTTTAACATAGCGTATGACCGCAGCGAATTGATTGAAAGTGCGGTCAATTCTGTAAAGCATACGCTGATCGAAGAGATGATCACTGTTTCCATTATAGTTATCCTGTTCCTGTTTAGCCTTCGCAGTGCTTTGAGTATTATTATTCAAATTCCAATCACAATAGCGGCAAGTTTCATTTTACTAAATGCCTTTGGTATCAGTTCCAATATCATGTCGTTAACCGGTATCGCTTTGGCCATCGGGGTGATCGTTGATAACGGGATAGTGATGGTCGAGAACTCGCATCGGAACTTATCCATCGCACAAAAAAAAGAAAAGTCATGA